The sequence TCCCATGGCCTCTTGGAAAGAGTGACGACTTCCTGGCTCGAAGATGACAAAGTCACGTCCCACAGATTGTCCTGGCACGACTCCGGCTCCTCCGACCAGTCTGGAATtataaattatgaattttttattttgaaaatttgagattgtTATTATAATTCTATGACTGATTCATAaggttttgttttattttttactgaCCCAGCAGCCAAGTTATCAATGATGTTTCCGTAGAGATTTGGCATGACCATCACGTCGAATTGCTCGGGCTTGGACACCAACTGCATGCAAGTGTTGTCAATAATCATGCTCTCAAACTGGATCTTCGGGTACTGCTTGGCAACTCCTTCACAGGTTCTCAAGAACAAACCGTCTCCGAGCTTCATAATGTTGGCCTTGTGCACGGCGGTGACCTGAAACAAAATCCGAGGTTCTTTCTAATTGCTTTGGTTGCTACAGGGCTTTCTGGTAAACTGAAATTAAGAAACTAAGAGTGAAACTCtgcttttccaatttttcagaaatcattttgaaaatattgtacCTTCTTTCTTCCAGTCTTGGTAGCGTAGTCAAAGGCAAACTTGGCAATGCGCTCGGCTTTGGTTCTGGTAGAAATCTTGAGACATTCAATGACTCCTGGAACGAGCTCGTGCTCCAAGCTGGAGTACTCTCCCTCGGTTTGCTCTCTCACAATCACAAAGTCCAGCTGCTTGCCGTGTCTTGTCTTGATTCCATCAAGGGTCTGAAACAGAACGGTTTTAAGCGAAGTGAGAATATTTAATCTGAAAACATGCTGAAAGTCGGGCTATTTCTTGTACCATAAGTTCCAGAAGCACAACGCACATTTGCTTTTCGTTTATGTTTCTTTTATAGCAATGTATTATTTTAATCCTCACCTTAATGTGAACAACATTGGCGAACAAGTCAAGCGAGCGTCTGAGCCTCATGTTCAGACCCTGAAGTTCTCCTTCCGTGTGCAAAACGGCCGACTCCTCGATGGCGCCTTTGAGAGCAACGTTGTTGTTGCGTCCGATGGACTCAACAGCATTCTCGATGGAAGAGGAGCGGGTGTAGTGGACTTCGGAGAggaagatttctgaaaatcaaaacttatattttcaaaaaaattgtcaaatgtATTCAATTTCTCCACGAAACCTACCCTCGAACTCGATTGGAATTCCAGTTTGCTTGACAATATCCTGGACTGTGTAGATCAACTCTGGTCCGACTCCATCTCCCGGGATGATTGTcactttcagtttttggttGAGCTCGGTTGGTGGACGTGGAGCAGTAATGGAATACTGACGGCTGGAGGCTGCATTCACCGCTCCGAGGGTTTGCGGAGCCACACGGCTCAACGAGGAAACCGTACGAGAGAGCATGCTGAAAACATTGGAGTTTGATTGAAATtatggtttcaaaaaagtggaaaaaggagaaaaatcattttacaCTACTTggagattttcaatatttgactCAAACAAGTAATTTCCAAAGAGTTGCATTCTAGTTTTCTTTTACAATCAAAGATCTAAATCGATAAAAGCCTTGCTGTGCCATGCCATCAGAGAGCGAGAGTGCAGCGAGGGGGAAAAAGGACAGTTGTTACTTTTGGGTGGATAATACCTATTTAGTTTCCAAGAATTATTCGagcgaaaaatttttaaaaaactgcagTTAAACTTCAACCATTAAGTAAAATTACTTGACTACTGCGCGTAAACCTTTGTTTTGTGagcggaaatttcaaaaaaacacagtGTAAAAGGTAGCAGCTTTCTGGTGAATTATAGTGCTAGAAAATCGAATGGCCAGctgtgaaattttatttctatgaatgaaaaaaaaacacagtttcCAAAAACAACTTCTCAACAGCTGTGAAAACTGCATAAAACTCTTTTTTCATTacatattttacaaaatccacaaaaacGAAGTGAAAATCTAGAACGCTCAAGTTGATgaatgagaataaataaacaaatgaGGCTCACCTGATGTGCGCCAAGAACAACGGGCGAGGTGCACGAAGAGCGTGTCAGCAGCGATCTGGCGTGTTTATCGATTTTGCCTTGCCGGCGGCCATCGCCAGTGGCAGTTGTTTCGGTGGTCttgggagaaaaaaaagaaagagggGCCTGTCAGGTTTTGTGTTGTTTGGGTGGATTTTTGtggatttcaaaattgtttctcaatatttaacattttttggagtatGAAGAATGACAGAATAATTgttatttgtaatttttgtaaaattttagctggcaaaaagttttaaaaaactcacaaaacattttcgagACAACTTGGAAgttctttccaattttcataaagCAATTTGTGTCGTCATGTTTTCGCCTATTGTAATTGCCAACAATACGATTAAATTACTATGAATTTGTGTATATTATACATAGTACGCCAGATAACCATTTTATTAAGATTCCTTGTTTTAAGTATATTAAGGAATCATAATTCTTAATTAACAATGACGTTGATGTATTTATGAGCCAGTTGCTCATATACTCTCTGAACTGAACTAGActagattttttggagatttaaTGGTAGTGTACATTC comes from Caenorhabditis elegans chromosome X and encodes:
- the idhb-1 gene encoding putative isocitrate dehydrogenase [NAD] subunit beta, mitochondrial (Confirmed by transcript evidence); the encoded protein is MLSRTVSSLSRVAPQTLGAVNAASSRQYSITAPRPPTELNQKLKVTIIPGDGVGPELIYTVQDIVKQTGIPIEFEEIFLSEVHYTRSSSIENAVESIGRNNNVALKGAIEESAVLHTEGELQGLNMRLRRSLDLFANVVHIKTLDGIKTRHGKQLDFVIVREQTEGEYSSLEHELVPGVIECLKISTRTKAERIAKFAFDYATKTGRKKVTAVHKANIMKLGDGLFLRTCEGVAKQYPKIQFESMIIDNTCMQLVSKPEQFDVMVMPNLYGNIIDNLAAGLVGGAGVVPGQSVGRDFVIFEPGSRHSFQEAMGRSIANPTAMILCAANMLNHLHLDAWGNSLRQAVADVVKEGKVRTRDLGGYATTVDFADAVIDKFRI